A segment of the Methanophagales archaeon genome:
GCCTCGATTATATCAAACCCAATCCAATTTATATGTGCAACACCTGTCGAACTGATAAAGTCCTCCTCACCTGTTATTTTACTGAAATAACTCCTTACAATTTCAATTGCCCTTTCCATATTAACTTCTGACATGTTCTATTTTTATATTTTTTATCTTAAAAAGGTTATCTATAACATAGATGGCTATTACAAGATCGGTCATTCATGATCGCCCGTAGGAACTAACTTATAGAACTATAACTCCAGTATAGCATCAGCATCATATACACCGTTAAATATTCTCCATCAATTCCCTGCCTTAATATGAATTTATGATTCTCTTCTTAGAACTTCTTAGAACTTTTGCATGCTCTCTATCAACGCTTTCCCGAGTTTGGAAAGCCGATAGTATGTCGCTTTTTTATGCTCTACCTTCTCTACAATCCTCTGTGTGAGTAGAGAACTTTCCGCATCGAACCTGTTGCCCATGCCTCGCAACCCACCGAGTACATTTGTAGGGTCTATCCCGGTGTTACGCGATATCTCTGCGGGATATGAAGCCTTGGGATATATCTTATAGAGGTACATCACGATTTCAGTTCTCACACGGCTTCTTCTAAGAGACCGCAGGACCTCCTCAAATAGCACCTCATCATTCTCACTCTCACTCTCACTCATTACCCTCGTTTCCTCGCTTCCTCAACAGCCTTTCAAGCGCTTCAAATAGATTCTTTATTGTGAAAAGTTTCCACAGGTATTCATCTGCTCCTGCAGCCAGCGCTGCATCCTTATACTCAGACATACCCAACGCAGTGATTGCGATGATCAAAGCGTTTGGGTCATATTTCTTTATTCCCCTTATCGCTTGAATCCCATCCATCTCCTCCATGACCAGGTCCATGGTGACGATATCGGGCTTCAATTCTTTGTATTTCTCCACCGCTTCCTTTCCATTAACTGCGAAAAACACCACTTCATAGCTCCTCTCTTCCTGGTGCAGCATCTCCTGCAGCATCTCGCGCATGTATGCCGCATTTTCCACAATCAATACCCGCTTTTTCTTCTCACCCATATTACGCACCCTCTTTTATTGTCTTTTGTCTTTTTGGTATTATAAAGAAGAACTCTGATCCCTTTCCTACTTCACTTCTTGCCCATACTATCCCGCCATGTAATTTCACATATTCCTTAACTATAGATAAACCCAGCCCAAGACTTCCTGATTTACGTGTCAACGAAGTATCAACCATATAAAATCACTCAAAGATCTTTGGCAGGTGCTCCTCTGGAATGCCAATTCCTGTATCTGCAACACATGCACGTATATCCTCTCCCCTGTCCCCCACATTAATATTTATCTTCCCTCCCTCAGGGGTATATTTGATCACATTGGAGACCAGGTTACTGAAGATAGCGATTGATTTCTGCTTATCAGCTTGGATTTCTATATCCGGGATGGACATAGAGACTTTTTGTCTCTTCTCTTTTGCCTCGGGTTCAAGGCTCTTAACCACTTCCGATACAAGTTCAGGAAGATGCACCCATCCCAAACTCAGCTCTATCTTCTTACCGTCAATGCGTGCGAGTTCTAACATCCGATTGATTAGCTTCTCAAGTTGCCGTGCCGATTGCTCTATATTATATAGATACCTCTTCCCTTTATCCGGGAGCTCACAGCGCTCCAGCATACTTGCATACCCCACAATGGGCGCAAGGGGTGACCGCAGCTCATGATAAGCCACGTTAAGGAAATCGCTCTTCATCTTGTCCAGCTCCGCAAGTCTTTTACAGGTCTCACGCAGTTCTTCCTCCTTCTTCTTCAACTCTGTCATGTCAAGCAATGATGCGATACACCCATCTGCTCCCGGAATCGGCTCTATCCAGGCATTCACATGTTTTATATTCCCATTACGGCTGACAAACTTGAATTCACTGCATGCCGGTGCTTCACCTTTTCTCCTTTTCTCGCAATAATTCTGAACCCTATCCCGGTCTTCATCAGCAATGAAATCAATCCACTTCTTACCCTTTATTTCTTCCCTTGAATATCCGCTCAGGATTTCGAATTCTTTGTTTGCCAAAGATACGAATTTGCCATGTTCAATGACACAAAAGGCAGTGAGTGTGTGCTCGAAAATCACACGGTATTGCTCTTTAGCATCCCTTAACTCATCCTCCATTCGCTTTCGATCACTTATATCCCTGAATATCGTTAATTTTGATATAGTGCCATCAATATTCTTCAGAGGAGTCTCAAAGAGGTCATAAGTCCTGTTAGTTCTGCGAGAGTGCCACTCCCACCTCACTGTCTTTCCTTTCATTACCTCCGGATTTTTGCACATTGGACAGGGCTCGTCTCTATTATGAAACGCCTTATAGCAGATATCACCAATATGGTCCCCAAATGCATCAATCAAAACCTTGTTCATAAACTCTACTTTATAGTCTTTTGATACAATGTACACACCATCATCCATGCTCTCAAGTATCAAAT
Coding sequences within it:
- a CDS encoding PAS domain S-box protein is translated as MRLLSWIWKGIVRSWNKAAEDYMGYTAEEVIGTSNKKFFAEPEEAERIMEIVQRDGKLKNYRTTVLNKDKKPVHISMSAALLKDRNGIPIGTVRVSRDITKEVELEEKIKEERDNLNLILESMDDGVYIVSKDYKVEFMNKVLIDAFGDHIGDICYKAFHNRDEPCPMCKNPEVMKGKTVRWEWHSRRTNRTYDLFETPLKNIDGTISKLTIFRDISDRKRMEDELRDAKEQYRVIFEHTLTAFCVIEHGKFVSLANKEFEILSGYSREEIKGKKWIDFIADEDRDRVQNYCEKRRKGEAPACSEFKFVSRNGNIKHVNAWIEPIPGADGCIASLLDMTELKKKEEELRETCKRLAELDKMKSDFLNVAYHELRSPLAPIVGYASMLERCELPDKGKRYLYNIEQSARQLEKLINRMLELARIDGKKIELSLGWVHLPELVSEVVKSLEPEAKEKRQKVSMSIPDIEIQADKQKSIAIFSNLVSNVIKYTPEGGKININVGDRGEDIRACVADTGIGIPEEHLPKIFE
- a CDS encoding response regulator, whose translation is MGEKKKRVLIVENAAYMREMLQEMLHQEERSYEVVFFAVNGKEAVEKYKELKPDIVTMDLVMEEMDGIQAIRGIKKYDPNALIIAITALGMSEYKDAALAAGADEYLWKLFTIKNLFEALERLLRKRGNEGNE